Proteins encoded within one genomic window of Methanolacinia paynteri:
- a CDS encoding NAD+ synthase: protein MEILCEGCECEKIEQMIRHTFWSSGRKRIFIGLSGGIDSALAGVLSSKAIGGENVYGYFLPSDVTPEKDKEDVEDLCNKFGINLAIVPISSILHSFETIPGYTETKYLKGNLMARIRMTLLYYYANLNDGLVCGTSNKTEYLLGYCTKHGDEAADIQPLLHLYKTDVHRLAKEAGIPETILNKEPSAGFYTGQTDEDEIGFSYEEIDAALRSLEQNGWKASGNTEEDILEKVKNTAHKRNRPPNLLKF from the coding sequence ATGGAAATATTATGCGAAGGCTGTGAATGCGAAAAGATAGAACAGATGATCAGGCATACCTTCTGGTCATCAGGAAGAAAGAGGATTTTCATCGGCCTTTCGGGAGGAATCGATTCTGCCCTTGCCGGGGTTCTTTCATCAAAGGCGATAGGAGGTGAGAACGTGTACGGGTATTTCCTTCCCTCTGATGTTACTCCTGAGAAAGATAAAGAAGATGTGGAGGATTTGTGCAATAAATTTGGAATAAACCTGGCAATAGTTCCTATCTCCTCCATACTCCACTCATTTGAAACAATCCCCGGGTATACCGAAACGAAATACCTGAAGGGAAATCTTATGGCTAGAATCAGGATGACGCTCCTTTATTATTATGCAAACCTGAACGACGGCCTGGTATGCGGAACTTCAAACAAGACCGAATATCTCCTCGGCTACTGCACGAAACACGGGGATGAAGCAGCCGATATCCAGCCTCTTCTTCACCTGTATAAAACGGATGTCCACAGACTGGCTAAAGAGGCCGGAATTCCTGAAACAATACTAAATAAGGAGCCGTCCGCAGGATTTTACACAGGACAGACAGACGAGGATGAGATCGGATTTTCATATGAAGAGATCGATGCAGCACTGAGATCTCTTGAGCAGAACGGCTGGAAGGCTTCGGGAAATACAGAGGAAGACATACTTGAAAAAGTTAAGAACACGGCACATAAGAGAAACAGGCCGCCGAATCTTTTGAAGTTTTAA
- a CDS encoding glucose-6-phosphate isomerase family protein: MNKFWEGHLPAPAIRTIDDMQPVLAVPGAYPNNNLYFMYRDLSESDSDKKWLSAHLLRFDLTRIPPGTISGEFAKTKGHYHPEAPDGKGYPELYQVIHGSAHYLLQKEDLSDIVVVEAGAGDVVLIPPEYGHVTINPSSEELLMSNIVSDAFSSIYGHYEEKRGAAYYEFEEEGWRANPSYGDIDEIRTVKPKDLNCIGIPAKTSIYDLVGDDEKLAFLNKPSLLDDFDIVP, from the coding sequence ATGAATAAATTCTGGGAGGGCCACCTTCCGGCACCGGCCATAAGAACAATAGATGATATGCAGCCCGTTCTTGCTGTTCCCGGCGCATATCCCAACAATAATCTCTATTTTATGTACAGGGATCTATCAGAAAGCGATAGCGATAAAAAATGGCTTTCCGCGCATTTGTTAAGGTTTGACTTAACGAGGATTCCGCCGGGAACCATTTCCGGAGAATTTGCCAAGACAAAGGGTCATTATCATCCTGAAGCACCGGACGGGAAAGGATACCCGGAGTTATATCAGGTTATACACGGAAGTGCTCATTATCTTTTGCAGAAGGAAGATCTCTCGGATATCGTAGTGGTAGAGGCGGGTGCTGGTGACGTAGTCCTGATTCCCCCGGAATATGGTCATGTTACGATAAATCCGTCCTCCGAAGAGCTGTTGATGTCGAATATCGTATCCGATGCATTTTCAAGCATCTACGGGCATTATGAGGAAAAACGTGGAGCAGCATATTATGAATTCGAGGAGGAAGGCTGGAGGGCGAATCCGTCCTACGGTGATATCGATGAAATACGGACCGTAAAACCCAAAGACCTGAATTGCATTGGAATTCCGGCGAAAACATCGATCTACGATCTCGTCGGGGACGATGAAAAACTTGCATTCCTCAATAAACCGTCTCTGCTTGATGATTTTGATATAGTTCCCTGA